One segment of Toxoplasma gondii ME49 chromosome VI, whole genome shotgun sequence DNA contains the following:
- a CDS encoding hypothetical protein (encoded by transcript TGME49_244600~Signal peptide predicted by SignalP 2.0 HMM (probability 0.997) with cleavage site probability 0.755 at residue 154), which yields MSFFASPSLPSSLSSSFSSLSSSSCSSPLHSTSFSSLPSSFPSSSPPSSLSSPVPSSSFSSLPSSASSPSLSSASFSSLPPSSSSPLSSSSFSSLPPSSSSFPSLSSASFSSLPASSPCPLPASSSSPLSSLASLSTSLSSSFSSSFSASGVEALGDAGDTAETAQEDHSEEREMRVAAEDRLAEKKETLLSSSCAHPASACTAARSADSSASSDASEFSVSPHAQEELCSAGPGPLYAAFADSRLGKLFQRFGGSGEVSQKSLSSSLSCASSSSRSVASLPSAQSSLFHLPRSVDSETEREAHIHRERHPPMYRVVPHAQTPTQEASHSTGAEVLRPLVRFSRPLAQDLHLFPAPALHDDRGQLLILMELSRLRGEMMQLQLAAAKPANIIIQNKTEVAASSEATLHQSREEAPRNRFLEWLKRFFSSRVNQFLLLSGLGLGCYMLLEHWRYSWRMAQLRRRVDSNIVLRGVQMLEETIGVRRPSSIF from the exons atgtctttcttcgcgtctccttctcttccttcttctctctcctcttctttctcgtctctctcttcctcctcctgttcttctcccctccattccacctctttttcttccctcccttcttcttttccttcttcctctccaccttcttctctctcttctccggttccgtcttcctccttttcttctctcccttcttctgcttcttctccttcgctctcttctgcctcgttttcttctctcccgccttcctcgtcttctcctctgtcttcttcctcgttttcttctcttccaccttcctcttcttcttttccttctctctcttctgcctccttctcttctctgcccgcGTCCTCTCCTTGTCCCCtccctgcttcctcgtcttctcctttgtcttctcttgcttctctctctacttccctctcttcttctttctcttcttctttctctgcttctggaGTGGAGGCCCTgggagacgcgggagacacagcagaAACAGCGCAAGAGGAccacagcgaggagagagaaatgcgagTTGCAGCTGAGGACAGActcgcggagaagaaggaaactctTCTTTCGTCGTCGTGCGCCCATcccgcgtctgcatgcacggcggCGCGTTCTGCTGAttcttcggcgtcttccGATGCTTCCgagttctctgtgtctccccaCGCACAAGAGGAACTTTGCTCGGCAGGTCCTGGTCCGTTGtacgccgccttcgccgacAGTCGGCTTGGAAAACTTTTCCAGCGCTTcggaggaagtggagaagtctcgcagaagtctctctcttcctctctctcttgcgcgtcgtcctcttctcggtctgtcgcttctctcccgtctgcccagtcgtctctgtttcatTTGCCGCGTTCCGTCGActcggaaacagagagggaagcgcATATCCACCGGGAAAGACACCCGCCAATGTATCGCGTCGTcccgcatgcacagacgccGACTCAGGAGGCTTCACACTCCACGGGGGCGGAGGTCCTGCGCCCGCTGGTTCGCTTCTCCCGGCCTCTCGCGCAGGATCTACACCTG TTCCCGGCGCCGGCGTTGCACGATGACCGCGGCCAGTTGTTGATTCTGATGGAGCTGTCTCGCCTGAGAGGAGAGATgatgcagctgcagctggCAGCGGCGAAACCTGCAAATATCATCATCCAAAACAAAACGGAagtcgccgcttcttcggaGGCGACACTGCACCAGTCgcgcgaggaggcgccgcGAAACCGATTTCTTGAGTGGCTCAAGAG ATTCTTCAGCAGCCGCGTAAACCaatttcttctcctctccggtCTCGGTCTGGGGTGCTACATGCTTCTTGAGCACTGGCGATATAGCTGGCGCATGGCGCAACTGCGT agacgcgttgATAGCAACATTGTTCTCCGAGGCGTGCAGATGTTGGAGGAGACAATAGGGGTGCGGCGACCATCTTCGATCTTTTGA
- a CDS encoding katanin-like family protein (encoded by transcript TGME49_244590), with product MYLSQRDQKTVVIEGSHSAFCVATYEAPLAEKVIQTTGRFCLNAVLQASPSGHLDGQAVYLIFDLRQAGDVTGACDFCALHLNCSTREYRVESYGTGGNLRVLQTVSNVAALQPHHPFSVRLMYHADAIRIEINDVRVTNNLYVGRWPSLPLGSAYTRGVGVGVYGRTRALVSKFSISSECPALRVPGYHLGCSVDDLTTKPLICDDESVEAPVPYTVMAAQEIPDSDAELVAMIEQDILRESLHVAFDDVAGLATAKRLLKEAVILPALFPELFHGVRQPWRGLLLFGPPGTGKTLLAKAVASATQWTFFTCSLATLTSKWRGESEKLIRVLFQMARARGPSILFFDEIDALLTKRGTASEHEASRRTKSELLIQLDGLAAGGMHSKKKEGNGKNEGGLFSSHVMVLATSNTPWDIDEAFRRRLEKRIYIPLPDMHAREEVLRIHLEGISLADDVDFLQIANRTEQFSGADLQHLCREACMNPLRRVFADLPLDEIKAKREAGAFGEEQTRVSMADFEQALEKANPATHAAEIAKFEKWNAEFGSR from the exons ATGTATTTGTCGCAAAGAGACCAGAAAACTGTGGTAATCGAAGGCAGCCACTCTGCATTCTGCGTCGCCACGTACGAAGCTCCACTGGCAGAAAAAGTCATACAAACAACGGGCCGTTTCTGTCTGAACGCTGTTCTCCAG GCCTCTCCATCGGGGCACCTCGACGGCCAAGCTGTTTACCTCATCTTCGACCTTAGACAA GCTGGAGATGTGACTGGAGCATGCGACTTCTGCGCTCTTCACCTGAACTGCTCAACTAG GGAATATCGTGTTGAGAGTTACGGAACAGGCGGAAATCTGCGCGTCCTCCAG ACGGTTTCGAATGTAGCGGCACTTCAGCCGCATCATCCCTTCTCTGTCCGGCTCATGTACCACGCCGATGCCATCAG aATCGAGATCAATGACGTTCGAGTGACAAACAATCTCTATGTCGGACGGTGGCCGTCTTTGCCACTGGGAAGCGCCTACACTCGTGGCGTTGGCGTCGGAGTGTATGGAAGAACGCGAGCGCTTGTCTCAAAGTTTTCTATTTCTTCAGAGTGTCCAGCATTGAGAGTTCCTG GGTACCATCTGGGTTGTTCAGTCGATGATCTGACCACAAAGCCGCTTATCTGCGACGATGAATCTGTCGAGGCTCCAGTTCCGTACACAGT GATGGCAGCCCAGGAGATCCCAGACAGCGACGCTGAGCTTGTGGCGATGATTGAACAGGACATTCTTCGAGAGTCTCTCC ACGTCGCGTTCGACGACGTCGCCGGCCTTGCCACTGCGAAGAGGCTCCTGAAGGAAGCCGTGATCCTCCCTGCTCTTTTTCCCGAGCTATTCCACGGCGTTCGGCAGCCGTGGAGAGGTTTGCTGCTCTTCGGGCCTCCTGGAACAG GGAAAACACTTCTGGCCAAAGCCGTGGCATCTGCGACACAGTGGACGTTTTTCACTTGTTCACTGGCGACTTTGACCTCGAAGTGGCGAGGTGAATCTGAGAAGCTCATTCGCGTTCTATTCCAG ATGGCCCGTGCAAGAGGTCCGTCCattctttttttcgacgaAATCGACGCGTTGTTGACCAAACGAGGGACGGCGTCGGAACACGAAGCCTCGCGGCGCACGAAAAGCGAGTTACTCATACAATTGGACGGCCTTGCTGCTGGGGGCATGCActcaaagaaaaaagaaggaaatggaaaaaacgaaggcggACTCTTCTCCAGTCACGTTATGGTCCTTGCCACGTCAAATACTCCGTg GGACATTGACGAAGCATTTCGGCGCCGTTTAGAAAAACGAATTTACATTCCGCTGCccgacatgcatgcacgggaGGAAGTGCTGAGAATTCACCTCGAAGGTATTTCG ctcgcAGATGACGTTGATTTTTTGCAGATCGCGAACCGAACCGAACAATTTTCTGGAGCAGATCTGCAGCACCTTTGCCGCGAGGCATGCATGAATCCTCTCCGCCGTGTGTTTGCTGATCTTCCTTTGGACGAAATCAAAGCCAAGCGCGAAGCCGGCGCGTTCGGCGAG GAGCAAACGCGGGTTTCCATGGCGGATTTCGAGCAAGCCCTCGAAAAGGCAAACCCAGCAACGCACGCCGCAGAAATCGCAAAATTTGAGAAATGGAACGCCGAGTTCGGCAGTCGATGA